One stretch of Brevibacillus laterosporus DNA includes these proteins:
- a CDS encoding integrase translates to MSVGRNELCPCGSGKKYKKCCGVVTDIAHVRMAREQKLRKEFATWTERLTKYVVQHVSDLEISRARDRFAEETGLSIKELFQPRWMDHFMNWYVFDVKNEGVSILEHFIAQYGKRMDQEIKDGLLHLQLGLYEITSVTENMTVVTDVYDNQERNLIPSQSVVLKPGQLLLGRLIPLGYRDSIFSGSLMVSASLKKELLSIVKNVQSADREAISLALYKRLNEQGVSYEQEPEEESMVRFVYEGVHAPEIRRLLKTHGSFESKKQEASHEIWIYATQKDEFLIRSLDSALLELHEVAAELILEKNRLTIEGYKPGVERASDALQLSVPTEEVLITQLSSTGTRLAQGTLFITSVPILPPKVLQWTIQSYFTEKWVQTPQIELQDVPPLLVAASDKQELKDALDQIVEKLEQEEGMGHGIARFMNVEVLKTKLSMPNRLHHVANLLDRPLIEGLPESIFTVRPEVLADIASFVEEMTAGKSELTMKKYDETMNLFRTFIRNAFSPSFDWNTLRIQHVAYFLAHDVLERVDSPSKTLAINLLSVLTAFFKWLDKKHKIFLTADMLSLIGQLKEDLPEAYRMRTLLSKEAVHSLHQASLQPQVVLEEMFAYAGKKQPEYALTRQNGEQLSFVTEQEIVMNEGWSMFAITGLVENGKFRLYGAPEIYPPAITELVIAATRQKA, encoded by the coding sequence ATGTCAGTCGGTAGAAATGAACTGTGTCCATGTGGCAGCGGTAAGAAATATAAAAAGTGCTGTGGTGTTGTAACGGACATTGCCCATGTACGTATGGCTCGCGAGCAAAAGCTGCGCAAAGAGTTTGCTACTTGGACAGAACGTCTAACCAAGTATGTCGTGCAGCATGTAAGCGATTTAGAAATAAGTAGGGCGAGAGATCGTTTTGCTGAAGAAACGGGCCTTTCTATAAAAGAGCTGTTCCAACCACGCTGGATGGACCATTTTATGAATTGGTACGTGTTCGATGTGAAAAACGAGGGTGTTTCTATCCTTGAACATTTCATCGCTCAATACGGTAAACGAATGGATCAAGAGATAAAAGATGGTTTGTTACATCTTCAATTGGGTCTATACGAGATTACATCTGTTACAGAAAATATGACTGTCGTTACTGATGTGTACGACAATCAGGAACGCAATCTAATCCCTTCCCAATCCGTTGTACTAAAACCAGGACAACTATTGCTAGGTAGGTTAATTCCTCTCGGCTACCGTGATTCTATCTTTTCAGGTAGTTTAATGGTAAGTGCTTCTTTAAAAAAAGAATTGCTATCTATTGTAAAAAATGTTCAGAGTGCGGATAGAGAAGCTATTTCACTAGCTCTTTACAAGCGTTTAAATGAACAAGGTGTAAGCTATGAGCAAGAACCTGAGGAAGAGAGCATGGTTCGCTTCGTTTATGAAGGTGTGCACGCTCCTGAAATCAGACGCTTATTAAAAACACATGGTTCCTTTGAATCTAAAAAGCAAGAAGCTTCTCACGAGATTTGGATTTATGCTACGCAAAAGGACGAGTTCCTGATTCGTTCTTTGGATAGTGCCTTATTGGAACTTCATGAGGTAGCAGCTGAATTGATTTTAGAAAAAAATCGACTGACTATTGAAGGATATAAACCAGGTGTCGAAAGGGCGAGTGATGCGCTTCAGCTAAGTGTTCCAACAGAAGAAGTGCTTATTACTCAGTTAAGTTCGACAGGAACTAGATTGGCTCAAGGTACTTTGTTCATCACAAGTGTACCTATATTACCACCTAAAGTGTTGCAATGGACTATCCAGAGCTACTTTACGGAGAAATGGGTACAGACGCCTCAGATAGAGCTTCAGGACGTACCACCATTGTTGGTAGCCGCTTCTGATAAGCAAGAGTTAAAAGATGCTCTTGATCAGATCGTGGAGAAGTTAGAACAAGAGGAGGGGATGGGCCACGGTATTGCGCGCTTTATGAACGTAGAAGTGCTAAAAACAAAACTGTCCATGCCAAATCGCCTTCATCATGTAGCTAACTTGTTGGATCGTCCGTTAATCGAAGGTCTGCCGGAGAGTATTTTTACTGTTCGCCCAGAAGTGTTAGCTGACATTGCTTCTTTCGTAGAGGAAATGACAGCAGGAAAGTCTGAGCTAACGATGAAAAAATATGATGAAACTATGAATTTGTTCCGTACATTTATCCGTAATGCATTTAGTCCTTCGTTTGATTGGAACACATTACGTATTCAGCATGTCGCTTATTTCTTAGCTCATGATGTATTGGAACGTGTAGACTCTCCTTCCAAAACCTTGGCAATCAATTTGCTTTCTGTACTTACAGCATTCTTCAAATGGCTAGATAAGAAGCATAAGATTTTCTTGACTGCTGACATGCTGAGCTTGATTGGTCAACTAAAAGAAGATTTGCCAGAAGCGTATCGTATGCGTACTCTGTTGTCCAAAGAAGCTGTTCATTCTCTGCACCAAGCTTCCTTGCAACCGCAAGTGGTGCTGGAAGAAATGTTTGCTTACGCTGGCAAAAAACAGCCTGAGTATGCCTTAACGCGTCAAAATGGTGAACAACTCTCATTTGTAACAGAACAAGAAATAGTGATGAACGAGGGGTGGAGCATGTTTGCTATCACTGGACTTGTAGAGAATGGCAAGTTCCGCCTCTATGGTGCTCCTGAGATTTATCCACCAGCCATCACTGAATTGGTTATAGCTGCTACTAGGCAAAAAGCATAA